In Cryptomeria japonica chromosome 5, Sugi_1.0, whole genome shotgun sequence, the genomic window aaaatcaaatataaacATTTATTAAATACTTCTtatagaaatttttgatagttattAAAAATCTCTACAATTTTAAAATTGTTAGATATAATCATTGCCATCAAAGTTAGaccttgacttcatttcaatttcccaaacaTCATGTTTATTCCACTACAAGGCAAAATCATTATCGCTTATCGTCTAGTGTATTTCACACTAGACGATAATGATTTTCCCCTTGCATTAACATAAACATAGCTGACACAAAATCGATCTGATTCAATGACCTGCAATAGTTTTTAAGGGGAGAGAACCCAATAGTTGAGCACACTGCAATTgttgtgatagtagttgttgatttaatacccatactTTTGATTTAATGTCCATTTTTTTtcacaacattgcaccaatagttgtcaCTTTATTATCcataattgaataaaatgtaccctttgttgtaaaaagcaaccaatcatatgatgccatgtcagctgcacaagtATGGGGGGGCCTTATGCACGGCAATTGGTCTCACCTTTTATTGGGCTGTTTCGGACACCTTCACAAAAacacatgctgatgtggcatcatatttgacgaTGTGGcactgaaaccttagttataagaaggggacttgccaagtaagttgtaaaaaattgagagtgatttgaaattttcacataaGATTTTGAGGAGTGCGAAGTTAAGGTGTTCAACTACTGAATCCTCTCCCCTCCTTTTTTTAATTAGACAAATTACCCTTCTAATTTATTGCTTATATTTGCTCCATACCAACTCCCCAATtcctatgtacatatgtatacattgCATTTGCATTGTAGTCAAGGCAAAACGTGTACTTCGGGAATACTTCACACTAGATGATAATTACCGATTCATGGGAATTATGAGAATACATCTGGCATGTATCTCGCATAGACCAACGAATGTCAAGAGAAAGAGAGAGTAGCAAACTGTAAGGTGGCTCTGAAATTGACTTCCAAATTTGTAAGAATCCAATTCATTCACATCATCCCACCATCTGTAAGCCAGGGATTTGAGGCTTTCTACTTGTCGCTCCACGTCAGAAAGGTCATCAGTTCTTTTTGAATGTAGTCCTTTGGAAAGTTGTGCGATTCCATGAAATTTATTATATGCCCTGCAATTCTAAGTTGCTAATATTTTATGACGTTTTTACAGTCCATTTCAATGGAACACATAgcttttgaaaaaaaacaaaaaaatgtgtGTTCTGTTTACATCAGCCTTTTGATCAGAAGTCCAATGGATCATAATGTAAAACACTGATATAAACAAAATACCGACTTTACATTTCAATCTGCTGTTAGCTTTTTATGCCTTCTTAACAATTTTCTTGTGTGTGTATAATGCAGTAAGGAGCAAATTACTAGACTAGCTGAGAAATATACTTAATCAAAGTTCAGTGGCGAATTACCAAGATGAAGTCGGATTCCATAAACCCTAAACCTCCAAAAGTCTATACTAAAAGGCTTATCAGTTACAACAACAATCCAATGCTCTGTATGGAACTTCTAATTTTGAACCAGATGCCATTAGACCATTCATTCATAGACCTCAATATCATACTCCCTTCTTCAATAGCATTGAGCTTCTACATTCCATAATACATTCTTCTGCCATACCAGACTCCAGACCTAGCAGCCTAAAACCAATAAACAGACATATCTGCCTAAAACCCATAAAATTAGAGAGTTGACAGAAAAATTGATTGAGTTAATAAAGATTATGGCATGTGTTTTAATTATGTTATCTAAGAAGAATCAAATCCTTCTGAATCGAATTTGACCCTAGACTAAATGTCCTCCACAGAGACCCACTTATAAATGAGAAAAATACAGTAATCCATTCAATTGATTTCATCTAAAAAAATTGCTCTACTTAACCATCATTATATGTTCTAAATCACATCCCTTTGGACCTAAGAACCATTCAGTCACCCATATAAGGCTAAGAAATCATACTCACATCCATGGAATAAGACCAAATCAGATATCTAAAATCAGTATCAAGACTGTGAAATTTTCAGCTAAACCTGCTTAAGAGATTATGGATCTAGCTAGAAAGGAAATTTTCAGCTAAACCTGCTTAAGAGATTATGGATCTAGCTAGAAATAAAGGAGAAACTTGCAGAATGAAAACATAACAAAAACAGAGCATAAAGAAATCTGAATCAAATGAAATTCTTAAATTAATTCATTGTTCTTTACAGTAGCTGAAAGCATGATTTATACAAAACTTGAACTACCCCATGATCTAACATTACGGTGAAGGCAAGAGAAGACTGAAATTAACAACCTTAATTCAGGCAGAAAGAATGAATCTAAACCTAACAGAGATCGGTGAGTGATCCACAATCTGCggtagtgaactaatagttatTTGAAGTTGGAATTaaccaccaacacccccccttaattctAACCAAGGAAAGAGGAAACAAGAAAGAATtgaggaaagaggaaagaggaaaaacCCAGTGGGAATAAAACCCCTCCTCAAAATTAACACTAACTCTGCTCGATACCTAATATGCTACAATGTCTTGCAACCAAATATCATGTAGAAAGTGGCTATTTGTGCCttcacaaagaagagaaagaatgtcaATACAGAATGTAGCAAAACAAATGCTGTAGTAGGTTCCCCTGAAAcaaatgatgcctcttccttttggaagatagaaacctcAAGCTGTCAAACCGCTGGATTCCCACTCAAGTGAAATGTATGAAGGAATAAGCTGAATGGTTCTAGAAAATACTCATGTTTCTCCAATCCGATGCTCAACTGTGACTTTTCTATACAAGATTCAGGAACACTGACAACTGAAGTGAGAGATTTGTTCAGATGTGAATCAAGATGTGTCAAGATAGTAGCATGGAGTGGCTGAGAGGGAAcaagagaatccaaaccaaaagaagacGCAACTTGATGTGAGACGACATCAAAGAGAAGACATGTGTGCTCAAAattgtcatcatcatcaaggagagattcaacaaacaaatgataaatgtctgataggaTGATATCTCTCTCATCAAGTGGACAAGAATGAACCTGCTGAAGAGAAGCTGAAGTAGCATTTAGAGAAACCAAGATCTCTATCAAAATGGTAGTTGGAAGTGACTGGACATCTACCAATACTGGAGGTGTGGAAAGAAGAGAAGTAGGAGGAGATGTCTTTGTGTAATCAAGACAATCAAGTCTCTTCTAATAAGCAATTTCCTCTTCAGCGCTATCGTCATACAtaggatcatcatcattatcaagggAGAGAAGCATGTCTTCATCTAGAAATGGAGGCTCATTGGGATCTCCATACATTTCCCTTAAAGTGGCCCAAAGAGTGTGAGGGCACTCAATGTCTAATAGAGCCCATGATGTATAGTCcccaacagttaaaccaattaatcctAAGACATGATCATTTCTACTTTCCCATGTAGATTTCTGCCAACAAGTACTTGGTTTGGGAATAAGTCCACATAAATGAGGCAAAAGATGAATCTAGCGACAATGCTTTAGGATTCCATTACGCCAGGACTTGTAATTTCCTTCTCCCAAAAAGATGATAGATGGATGATATCTAATTCCAATTTTAGACTAGACTACCCCTTTAGGAACTTTATTTCAGTTCATTTTTAATACAAAAATACCAATAAATTCCCCCAAAGCAATGATAATTTCATTCTAAAACAGCTCAAAATTTCAATACTTGCAAAAAACAAATGTTCTTCTCCTTTCTTCTAgctcctaggctctgataccatgtgaaattttgCAACTATAGCTACATAGTACAAGATAGATCTAGCTAAGAAAAAAAAGACAAACTTGCAAATCCAATGCACAGAAGATAAAACAGAGCAGCTGAGAAAGGAATTGTATTAACCATCTTATGATTTATAATATGCAAATATAGATTTATACAATAGTAATCGTAGAAATGGCAGTGAAGTTTTCAGAGATTGTGAAAAATAACTTGTTGTTCGCATTAGTTAGCTTATGACAAAGAGCGCAtaaatcatgcaaacaacatgcaatCACAAGTTTTTCATAAGTCACAGCTTATTGTAAGGAGCATGCATCAACAGTTATCTGTAAATCACTGAGagttgataccatgtaaaattttctaACCTGCACAATATGGATCTAGCAAGAAGAGAAGAGCAAAACTTgtagaagaaaaatcagaagaacAAATGAAAGCAATTGAACCATTTTCATTATCACAAATTTGTATGAGTACACATGAAATATAGATCACATGAGCAAAAAttgtgcatgagatgcatgaaatttctgaagatgtaGATCAGTTAAACTGAAATAATGAGGTAGATTGAGTTTAAAACTCTTTAGTTAGCTTTAACTGATCtacatcttcagaaatttcatgcatctcatgcacaaTTTCTACTCctgtgatctatatatcatttgtaatcatacaAATTTGTGATAATGAAAATGGTTCAATTGCTTTCATTTgttcttctgatttttcttctgCAAGTTTTGCTCTTCTCTTCCTCCAATTGACAGTAAAAAATGatcttttgttctaaattcctaTCTATATGAGATTCCAATATTGCAACTTTGTTTGCTCTTAGAGATTCTTTCTACTAGGGTTcctgactacatgagattccagagtcgcATCCTTGAGTGCTTCtagagtttctttctagtgggacattattgagcaTTGGATATGCAATGGCATCATCCTAGAGGCCATCTTTGCATTTCTTCAGCTTGGAACACATTTTTGCAGATTCATATCTTCTACAAATGATCAGTTTTTGTATTCAGAGACCTTGTACCTGTCTGCtcatccatttgagcaatgcaGAATATGTACAGCTGCATTTTGAAAGTATCCCAAAGgtactcatgcagtggtttctatgattCCGTACAATCCTATTACAGTGTAGATGCAAACTTGCAGTTTGCAGCTTTCTTCTATAGTTTGAATAATGGTTAGGAGTTTTTCTCAATTgggttttcttctttcttctttgtaattgggtttCTGATTAGGCTTTGTTGCTTGGACCCATATCTCtacttagttagacttaaggggcaGTATTAGCGCACAGTAAACTCTTTGTTTTGCCCATGATTTACGGAGAACACGCGTTGGATATGCGTTGCGAATGTAAGCTAACTAAAGAGTTTTAAACTCAATCTACCTCATTATTTCAGTTTAACTGATCtacatcttcagaaatttcatGCACCTCATGCACAATTTATGCTCctgtgatctatatatcatttgtaatcatacaGATTTGTGATAATGAAAATGGTTCAATTGCTTTCATTTgttcttctgatttttcttctgCAAGTTTTGCTCTTTTTCAACACGTTCTTTAAACCTCTTGAATGTAACaagggcttcatctttggcctttagaaaatatacccaacattttcatgagtaatcatcaataaaatgagAAGGGGTGCagaatcaaatgtttaaggactggtCCTGCAGGATCTAGCTAGAAATAAAGGAGAAACTTGCAGAATGaagacaaaacaaaaacaaaggatAAAGAAATCTGAATCAAATGAAATTCTTATATTAATTCTGGCAGAAAGAATGAATCTAAACCTAACAGAGATCTATGAGTGATCCACAATCTGCGGTAGTGAACTAACAGTTATTTGAAGTTCGAATTAACCACCAACAAAGACCACCACTCAGaaaaacaatgcagaagaaagaataGCTAATAGTACAAATAACTAGAATTACATGGCAGAAGAGTAGAATATAAATAATCTGCTTCCAACTTGTTGTCTAACATAAGGCTACCCATTTAACAACTCAAATCTAAGAATGCATATCAATGACTATTCTCTCAGGAATATGATTAGAGTTATTGGGTTCTTGTTCTTGATGTTCCTCATGTTTGGGAAGGGCATTGCGCCTACAAACAGGATAGATGGGGTGCTTGGACAACCATGCATCTGCACAGTCAAGATGGAAGCAGTGCCTGCAGGAGGGCATCAACAAACATTTGTCTCCATCCTTAAACTTCTCCAAACACACAGTACACTCCAAATCCCCATTGCTACACAGTTCATCACAATCCTTCttctcatcatccccatccccattcTTGTGGGTATTGCTGCAGACTACTGTGGGGAGCTTCTGAATATCAGATTTAGACAACCCATGCCCACCCTTACTACTACTTGTGTTCCCAACATTTGTATGCCCATGACTGTTTTCGTGGAGAGAGGCATAACAGGCCAACAACATATACACAAGAACCAGCAAAGTCATTCCTCCACAGAGCATCAGTATTGCCAGAAGCACATTCCAGATGCTTCTCTTAGCCAAGTTGTGTATTGTAAATGCCATGCTAATTCAATAGGATACAGGGGAAGAATTGGGGTAAACCTAAATGgccctttttatttttttttttgaggaaTTTCAATAGAAATTATTACTCCTATATAAATATCCCTAGGCATGGAGGGTTAAAAGAGTTGTTCGATTTAGGAGGCGAGGAATCCCAAGATGCCAGTCATGGAATTTGATCTGGGTGATAATTGGGAATGGGAATTGAGGTGTCACAATTTGACCAATCTCGAGGGTGAGTTAATGTCCTACAGTTTTTTTTTATAATCCCATTTTGAAGTCAGAATAGCTACATCTAAATTAATGTGGGTGAAAGGTTGTTGCGTGTTATATACTACTCTACATTGGATGTGGTGCCTGTTTGggatttttaatatgtttttccccatctttttccattttcttgGGGAATGGCTGCTATCACAGAAATGGTTTGGAGGGAAGCTATTAAAAGGTGTTAGCTATTGAGTTGAGTCAAGTTATGAAAGGCCTGTGTTTTTCAAGGGAGGTCTCAAGTTTATTGATGCACTATTTCTCACATTTGACTCTTTCAAGTGACGGTTGGGACATGCAAATATTTGAGAAAGTTTGAGTTGGAAAGATTGGTTTGATAGCATCGTCACTTCAGCTTGTGGAGGGTTTGAAACTTGGGAAGTCAGATGCGAGGAAATGGCATGGATTCTTGGAGAAATAAACACACTTATTAGTCAATGGTAGGACAGGTTGCATAATACGAGGGGATCATTCAAATTTGGAATAAACAAAGTAATGACCCTTGAAtttagaaagtaaacatcattGATAAAATCCTATTGAGAGACTTGTCAACATGATCAATTTTCAAGAGGGAAAGTTGATGGAGAAGTAACCAGAAAGTAAAATCTAGAAGTGAAGCTAGATTTAGATGAGGGTGAAGGAGTTTTCATAGGGTGAAGGAGTTTTCATAGGGCTCTGGTTATGTGTGTTTGTTGTTTGTCAAATTTTATTGGTTGTTTTCTTGAGTTTTGGGGTTTTTTGGTAAGtgtagtttttatttttttttaaattttaatattgtaGTAATTGTTATTGTTTTGGAAATGTAAGATAATGTCTTCTCAAAGTATATTCAAAATATTGTTTTGAAAGTCTCTCATGAGATATCTTGTTTAAAATATTAGTTGATATGATTTAGCCTATTATATAATTTGATAATGTTTTTAAGGTTCCTTCTTAAATTATGCTCAAAGAATAGGTCAATAGGATCTAGATTTCTAATGGAGTCTTCTTGGTTGTACTTCAAAATCTGACtaggatttttttgcttttcagaTTTGCAAAACCTAGTCAAATAGAAGGTATCCTCAAGTATGGTCCATGGTAAACATATAATTATTTGTTAGTATTCATACTGTAAACTCAAGATTTTGTTGTCTTCAAAGGAAGATCCCTAAAAGTCCTTGTTTGGGTTGGTTTTCTTGGACTTCCATTACCTCATTGGCCTATTGTGACCTCTTTAGACCATGTCATTTGAATTGAGCCTAACATATTTTTATGTACCCAACCATCAAAATATGTCTATTTTGAGGTTGGTTTCTCTAAATATTTAAAGGATACCATGGTTGTTTGAATTGGATAAACATGCCCTACCCAAAGGGTGACTTTCTTTGACTTGTTGAACATTTGTATAGATGTCAATCTCGAGGAAAAGTTTAAGGATGTCCCTTTATTACTTCCAAAATTAAATTTGGGCTTAAGCCTTTAATGGTGTTCCTCCTCCCAAAAAAGATGAGGAATGGTTACCAATTAAAAGATCcaaggaaaataacaaaaaataggcAACAATCTTAGCCCAGTTATCTAGTTGTTATATCTTCAAAACCCTTGGTCAAAGGGAAGGAGATTAGCATGGCTTCTCAAGAAAAGTCTTTTAAAAAGGCTAGTAGTCCTAAATTCATTCAAAACCTGTCTATGTAAAAAGTAgctttcattttcattttaaataGGTACATAAGAGACTTGATAGGGTTATGATGTCAATGTAAAGCTTTTCTCTTTTTCTAGTTAATTTTTCTTGCAAATGTGTTTTATCAAATGTTGTCCTTTTAGATCAATTTCACATAAGATTTTGGATTGAATGGtgattttttgtagccaaaataaaaaaattataattttttagaaAACCTCTTTCCTAGGTCATCAACCTACCCTAGCACATGTTTGATGCACATCTATAATCTTGACCAATGTCTACATCTTCAAACTAGTAGGATTTATTGGTGGAATGATGCAATTAAACACACCTCTAGATTTTACACCTATATGGGAACCAACTACTTGGGTTTCATCATTGCGATTATAAATTCCATCATTTTGTTAATAAAAATAGATTAAATATAACTACTTTGGTAGAGAAGCTCAAATTGAGACTCATACATATTGGCTAAAAATTGGTGATAAGTTTCCAAGGATTTTTTTTCTTTAAGATCTCACTATTGTTTAAGGCAATCAAATGAATCAAAGAAGGATCTTAATTTGTGAAGAAATTTATTTCCATTACTTAGGATTTTTTAGCATTATTTTTTAAGCCTTAAGATCCATCCTTGGACTGTTAGATAGCTCAGATAgccggtggacaactgagaagtggggggggggggtgaatcggttgtcaatagattataaaattttgagcattacaaccttattactagaatacataaaccaaatatccaaatagcagatataacagttCAGCACAAATATAAGACACATAACATTTatcaaccatccacaaaagataacaccaatatttgtacttggaaaacccggtaaagggaaaaaccacagtgggaagcttacccacagtcagataatacttctacagtaagtatgtaattacaaaaagagggggttgcacatgcatgaaggccaacagcctagagctccctactcatcaaaaaaggagcctcaccgactacaagataaatctagactacaatccagaaagaagagtgaactacaagaatagcatatcctatgcttgagtacagttccggttaagctcagtaccagatgTCTTAAACATCTTTCaccaatccaattcgatcacctatgatcgaccaaaacctttgcatatgattacaaccttattcgcacatagataatcacaTA contains:
- the LOC131036215 gene encoding E3 ubiquitin-protein ligase ATL23-like, whose amino-acid sequence is MAFTIHNLAKRSIWNVLLAILMLCGGMTLLVLVYMLLACYASLHENSHGHTNVGNTSSSKGGHGLSKSDIQKLPTVVCSNTHKNGDGDDEKKDCDELCSNGDLECTVCLEKFKDGDKCLLMPSCRHCFHLDCADAWLSKHPIYPVCRRNALPKHEEHQEQEPNNSNHIPERIVIDMHS